One genomic window of Quercus robur chromosome 6, dhQueRobu3.1, whole genome shotgun sequence includes the following:
- the LOC126690218 gene encoding uncharacterized protein LOC126690218, giving the protein MNIIIWNCRGALKPSFQKHVSELVRIHNPVMMVILETRVGGDRAKGIIDRLPFDGSVHTDTIGYTGGFWMLWDSERVDVNPLANTEQEIHAIVKVRNANSSWLFTAVYASPRTDERHILWNNLIKTAELHDLPWVVVGDFNEPLSGEDKFGGRAVSVSRLLLFKKCLDKCNMIDIGFSGPRFTWTNRKDIQALIQERIDRVFVNPNWCLSYLEARVVHLTRCHFDHCPILLEMQLIINMGRKRPFRFQTCWLSEPSFPSIVSRAWSDSPALGKAVNRFTQAAIRWNASHFGNIFTRKKNIMARINGIQRALSMRPSAFLVNLENELLKELDRVLSQEEELWALKSRPC; this is encoded by the coding sequence ATGAATATTATCATTTGGAATTGTCGAGGGGCGTTGAAGCCCTCCTTTCAAAAACATGTTAGTGAGCTGGTTCGGATTCATAATCCAGTGATGATGGTAATTTTGGAGACCCGTGTTGGGGGTGACAGGGCAAAAGGAATCATTGACAGATTGCCTTTTGATGGCTCAGTTCATACGGACACCATTGGGTATACGGGTGGTTTCTGGATGTTGTGGGATTCAGAAAGGGTGGATGTCAATCCGTTGGCTAACACTGAGCAGGAAATTCATGCTATAGTTAAGGTACGTAATGCAAATTCTAGCTGGCTTTTTACTGCTGTATATGCTAGTCCTAGAACTGATGAAAGACATATTTTATGGAATAATCTTATTAAAACTGCTGAGTTACATGATTTGCCATGGGTTGTGGTGGGCGATTTTAATGAACCTTTGTCGGGGGAAGATAAATTCGGGGGAAGAGCAGTGAGTGTCAGTAGATTGTTGTTGTTTAAAAAGTGTCTTGATAAATGTAATATGATTGATATTGGGTTTTCGGGCCCCCGATTTACTTGGACTAATAGAAAAGATATTCAAGCACTTATACAGGAAAGAATAGATAGGGTTTTTGTTAACCCCAACTGGTGTTTATCGTACCTGGAAGCTCGGGTGGTCCATCTTACCAGATGCCATTTCGATCACTGCCCTATTCTTTTGGAGATGCAACTGATAATTAATATGGGGAGAAAGAGGCCTTTTAGATTCCAGACATGCTGGCTGTCTGAACCTTCTTTCCCTTCTATTGTGTCAAGAGCGTGGAGTGATTCACCTGCTCTGGGAAAGGCAGTTAACAGATTTACCCAGGCAGCAATTAGGTGGAATGCTTCTCATTTTGGCAATATCTTTACTAGAAAAAAGAACATTATGGCTAGGATCAATGGGATTCAACGGGCACTATCTATGAGACCTTCTGCTTTCCTTGTAAATTTGGAGAATGAGCTCCTTAAGGAGCTAGACAGAGTGTTAAGCCAAGAAGAGGAGCTTTGGGCGTTAAAGTCCCGCCCGTGTTAA
- the LOC126690217 gene encoding uncharacterized protein LOC126690217: MNDSTATSTTSIDEADTEQKEQLMTLKHFTAELWGLREGLLLCCNLNIEALVVELDAQAVVEDLKNNAYVNNIVSPILDDYRHLAARFQQIQFKHCYRQANRCADLLARMGAVQESDFISFVSPLVDICNVFEEDLNGVYFNRMCTEPIVFV; this comes from the exons ATGAATGATTCAACCGCTACTTCAACAACATCAATCGATGAAGCTGATACAGAACAGAAGGAGCAGCTTATGACTTTGAAGCA CTTCACAGCAGAGTTATGGGGGCTGCGAGAAGGCCTTCTTCTTTGCTGCAATTTAAACATTGAAGCCCTTGTTGTTGAATTGGATGCTCAAGCCGTGGTGGAAGACTTGAAGAACAATGCTTATGTAAATAACATTGTCTCTCCCATATTGGATGATTACAGACACTTGGCAGCGCGCTTCCAGCAAATCCAGTTTAAACATTGCTATCGTCAAGCCAACCGGTGTGCAGATTTGCTTGCTAGAATGGGTGCTGTTCAGGAAAGTgattttatttcctttgttAGTCCACTTGTGGACATTTGCAATGTTTTTGAGGAAGACTTGAATGGTGTATATTTTAATAGGATGTGCACTGAACCTATTGTATTTGTTTAG
- the LOC126689725 gene encoding galactinol synthase 2, with amino-acid sequence MAPEATTKTVSVPKRAYVTFLAGNGDYVKGVVGLAKGLRKAKSAYPLVVAILPDVPEEHRRILESQDCIVREIVPLSPPENYAHQFAMAYYVINYSKLRIWEFVEYDKMIYLDGDIQVFDNIDHLFDLPDGHFYAVMDCFCENIWINSTQHNIGYCQQCPERVQWPVEMGSPPPLYFNAGMFVYEPKLSTYHDLLETVKVTPPTLFAEQDFLNMYFKDIYKPIPPIYNFVLAMLWRHPENFNFDEIKVAHYCAAGSKPWRYTGKEENMQREDIKILIKKWWDIYEDESLDYKNVIAVSKAQPVFEALQLEEIDVVDNMDAPSAA; translated from the exons ATGGCACCAGAAGCAACAACCAAAACTGTGAGTGTCCCTAAGAGAGCCTATGTGACCTTCTTGGCTGGCAATGGTGACTATGTGAAGGGAGTGGTTGGTTTGGCTAAGGGTCTGAGAAAGGCCAAGTCAGCCTATCCTCTTGTAGTGGCCATTTTGCCTGATGTGCCTGAGGAGCACCGTCGCATACTTGAATCTCAAGACTGTATTGTCCGTGAGATTGTGCCTTTGAGCCCTCCGGAGAATTATGCTCATCAATTTGCTATGGCATACTATGTCATTAACTATTCTAAACTTCGTATTTGGGAG TTTGTGGAGTATGACAAGATGATCTACTTGGATGGTGACATACAAGTGTTTGACAACATTGATCACCTGTTTGACTTGCCGGATGGGCACTTTTATGCTGTGATGGACTGCTTTTGTGAGAATATATGGATCAATTCTACTCAACACAACATTGGCTATTGCCAGCAGTGTCCAGAAAGGGTTCAGTGGCCAGTTGAGATGGGCTCTCCTCCTCCACTTTACTTCAATGCAGGCATGTTTGTTTATGAGCCTAAGCTTTCAACTTACCATGATCTCTTGGAGACTGTCAAAGTCACTCCTCCAACTTTATTTGCTGAGCAG GACTTCCTTAACATGTACTTCAAGGATATATATAAGCCCATCCCTCCCATATACAACTTTGTTTTAGCCATGCTTTGGCGTCACCCCGAAAATTTCAACTTTGATGAAATAAAAGTTGCTCACTATTGTGCTGCG GGTTCAAAGCCTTGGAGGTACacaggaaaagaagaaaacatgCAAAGAGAAGACATCAAGATACTGATTAAGAAATGGTGGGACATTTATGAGGACGAGTCTTTGGATTACAAGAATGTCATTGCTGTTTCAAAAGCTCAACCTGTCTTTGAGGCCCTACAGCTAGAGGAGATTGATGTGGTTGATAACATGGATGCTCCATCGGCTGCTTGA